The following are encoded in a window of Panicum virgatum strain AP13 chromosome 5N, P.virgatum_v5, whole genome shotgun sequence genomic DNA:
- the LOC120672092 gene encoding uncharacterized protein LOC120672092 yields MEVDGAPDLTDFMNDWFFGTVGARHSGGGYDLTGESSKRPASPAGKNKQGKSGGGSASKQTQDWLEEAKRMVGAGSPGRMGSPSRQVPRFAGGSGTTEPSPTLDRRDPMSRSARRNWQPGGIGDEILQRASISSPPCSDPFASSAPPSPTPSLPPNPQSSRRKSRFRDGAPTPESPHRRTTSTSTSPTSAAHSRHRRHAFASSAPAFAADGFDDGVARLNSFLRRQRAVIDDLAAGDRPASRPTKLVLSDASKSVSSIVAALCYAWMLSSKGDGQAAVPVVNMRRSRMARCKQAAWLLYHVGIDASVLLFADEVDMDGLIMNQRVSLLVVGQDVLKSKAEVSSVCTILTNTYCEDAYSLLQSLDIKKLLLAGILLDTSNLSKKCTNRDSEAVQLLLFGASERMRHELFQQLMLDHNDHSFVEYLKNTYRSSTTDDNDESPPEQKCSTSASGSSQDAKKSNSTNQRTTRGSGGKTADEASRGKNNFFLAKWFGFGRK; encoded by the exons ATGGAGGTGGACGGGGCACCGGACCTGACCGATTTCATGAACGACTGGTTCTTCGGCACGGTCGGCGCgcggcacagcggcggcgggtacGACCTGACCGGCGAGAGCAGCAAGAGGCCAGCATCGCCAGCGGGGAAGAATAAGCAGGggaagagcggcggcgggagcgccaGCAAGCAGACGCAGGATTGGTTGGAGGAGGCGAAGAGGATGGTCGGGGCCGGATCGCCGGGGCGGATGGGATCGCCGTCCAGGCAGGTGCCCCGGTTCGCCGGCGGGTCCGGGACGACGGAGCCCTCGCCGACGCTCGACCGCCGGGACCCGATGTCGCGGTCCGCTAGAAG GAACTGGCAGCCGGGCGGCATCGGCGACGAGATCCTGCAGCGCGCGTCCATCTCGTCCCCTCCGTGCTCCGATCCCttcgcctcctccgcgccgccctccccgaCTCCCTCCCTGCCCCCAAACCCGCAGTCGTCACGACGCAAGTCCCGCTTCCGCGACGGCGCCCCTACCCCCGAATCCCCCCACCGGCGCACCACCTCCACATCCACCTCGCCCACCTCCGCGGCGCactcccgccaccgccgccacgcctTCGCATCTTCTGCCCCAGCATTCGCCGCCGATGGCTTCGACGACGGTGTCGCCCGCCTCAACTCCTTCCTCCGCCGCCAGCGCGCCGTGATCGACGATCTAGCCGCAGGGGACCGCCCCGCGTCGAGGCCCACCAAGCTCGTGCTCTCCGACGCCTCCAAAA GTGTGAGCTCGATTGTGGCGGCGCTATGCTACGCGTGGATGCTGTCGAGCAAGGGGGATGGCCAGGCAGCGGTGCCGGTGGTGAACATGCGCCGGAGCAGGATGGCGAGGTGCAAGCAGGCGGCTTGGCTCCTCTACCACGTCGGGATCGACGCCTCGGTGCTGCTCTTTGCTGACGAG GTTGATATGGATGGACTAATAATGAACCAGCGAGTTAGCTTGCTTGTGGTGGGGCAGGATGTTCTGAAATCAAAAGCTGAG GTGAGCTCGGTTTGCACAATCCTGACCAATACCTATTGTGAAGATGCTTATAGCCTACTTCAGAGCTTGGACATAAAGAAACTTCTG CTTGCAGGTATCCTATTAGATACGAGCAACCTTTCCAAGAAGTGCACAAACAGAGATTCAGAGGCTGTTCAATTGCTTTTGTTCGGTGCATCTGAGCGCATGAGGCACGAATTGTTCCAGCAAT TGATGCTTGACCACAATGATCACTCTTTTGTTGAGTACCTGAAGAACACCTACAGAAGTTCAACCACAGATG ATAATGATGAAAGTCCTCCAGAGCAAAAATGTTCTACTTCAGCATCAGGATCATCCCAAGATGCTAAGAAATCAAATTCAA CTAACCAAAGGACAACACGTGGAAGTGGCGGAAAGACTGCAGATGAAGCTTCTCGTGGGAAAAACAACTTTTTCTTGGCGAAATGGTTTGGTTTTGGCCGAAAATAA